A region of Ammoniphilus oxalaticus DNA encodes the following proteins:
- a CDS encoding basic amino acid ABC transporter substrate-binding protein — protein sequence MIKFKDMAKAVLAVVTVAALVACGGGKEDVAQPDAKEVLTVGTEAGYPPFEMIEGGEIVGFDIDIIKAIAEESDFAVDVQHLGWEGTLEGVEKGKVDLAIAAISKDSEREKRFDFSDSYFEAIQMILVREDSTVTSFTELEGKNIGVQGGTTADGSVQEKFGKTYQGLKAYEDIPSAIDDLLNGRLDAIVADDFVIKEFIKKMGDQGLKPVEDPQAFSPEFFGVIAQKGNSELLTKINDGLKKIQENGKYDEIYKKYFPEE from the coding sequence ATGATCAAGTTTAAAGATATGGCCAAAGCGGTATTAGCTGTAGTTACTGTTGCAGCATTGGTTGCGTGCGGAGGCGGGAAAGAAGATGTGGCGCAGCCAGACGCCAAAGAAGTTTTGACAGTGGGCACTGAAGCGGGTTATCCGCCATTTGAAATGATAGAAGGCGGAGAAATCGTCGGATTTGATATCGATATTATTAAAGCAATCGCCGAAGAGAGTGATTTTGCGGTTGATGTTCAACATTTAGGTTGGGAAGGAACGTTAGAGGGCGTTGAAAAGGGAAAGGTCGATCTGGCGATCGCCGCGATTTCAAAAGATTCAGAGAGGGAAAAGCGTTTCGATTTCTCAGATTCATATTTTGAGGCGATTCAAATGATTTTGGTGAGGGAAGATTCAACCGTGACGTCGTTTACTGAATTGGAAGGTAAAAATATCGGCGTTCAGGGCGGGACAACAGCAGACGGTTCTGTGCAAGAAAAGTTTGGGAAAACGTATCAAGGGTTAAAAGCGTATGAAGATATTCCATCCGCGATTGATGATTTATTAAATGGGCGATTAGACGCGATTGTCGCTGACGATTTCGTGATCAAAGAGTTCATTAAAAAGATGGGTGATCAAGGATTAAAACCTGTTGAGGATCCGCAAGCATTCTCGCCTGAATTTTTTGGGGTTATCGCGCAAAAAGGAAATAGCGAACTACTAACTAAAATCAATGATGGATTAAAGAAGATTCAGGAAAATGGAAAGTATGATGAAATTTACAAAAAGTATTTTCCTGAAGAATAA